TGGTCAGTTGCTTGACTACTACCATAAGATTAACTACCTGGACAGGACGGTGTCGGGCAAGAAAAAAACGAGACTGAACTTCTGAAGGATCAGTCTCGTTAATTAGTTATCGTTCCCGGCCCGGCTATTTTGCGGGGTATTCTACCCTGGCAAACCATTCAATATCAATATCATCGAACAGTTTGTCACGCTGCTTGCAATCGGCAAAGAACTGCCAGTCACCGTCCGAGATAGTCTCACCGGCTAGTTTCTTGTCGATTATGGTGGCCAGTCGGTTGAAATCGCTGTAATGCTCACTAAGTCTCAATTCCGCATAATCACGGGCTGCGAAAGTGGAGATCAGGAATTGCCAGTCGGAAGCTGATAAAAGCATCAATTCACGAGCTGCTTGTTTGATCAAATCATCTAATTCATGATCTCGGCGATCCGGATTTTCAGACCAGAAGCGAGCGATTTCACACATCCGCTTCTCAGCCGAATAGATTTTAGTCCAGGTCCATTCGGTGTTCTTATTGAGCCAGATATAGTGATGATTGCCTTCACCCCAGCTACCTTCCGGGATGGAGATGATACTGGTCGGCTTGACACGATCGAGGTGCTCTGAAAGGTGAGTCAAAGCCACCGATTCATTCTCGCAGAGTTTCCGCAATACATCCTTAAGGAACAACGGTCCCTCGAACCACCAATGGCCGAAGAGTTCAGCATCGTAGGGAGCTACTAAAATTCCCTCGCGATTGCTGTCGCTGTTGTACTTGACGAGAATCTCTTCGATTTTGCCGACGAAATGATCCGAGTTCTCACCGATTCGACCCAGTGCGCGTTGACGGTCGTATTCGATTTTATCGGCCAGGTCGGCTTTGGCGGAAGTTACCGCCCAGTAGCGATGACCCCCGGGAAAGCGTTTCTTGTGAAAATCGAGATAGTTTCCGTCGCCCGGATAGCCGTGCTCTCCCGACCAGACCAGAAGGCCGGTTTCCGGATCGCGCGTGAAGATGGCTGTCGGTTTTTTCCCTTCCGGCGATGATGAAACCAGGTAGACTTCGCGGGGAGTTTTGTCATGTTCTTCGTCACGCGGTTTGTATTGTGATTCGAATTGTCCCCAAAGGAGTTTGAGGGCTTCGAATCGATCGATGTATACACCAACCGACTTGCCGCCTCTTAAAAGGGCCGAGTCAATAATGAAGAAATCCAGATTGTTCTCGGTCAGGAATTCATCGGCGCCTTTGCGTAAATACGGCTCCTGCTTGCCGTCGATAGGCACCGGGGGCGTCCATTTATAGCGAGGACGATAAGCGCATTCCGGAAGCCAGATGCCTCTCGGGGCGCGGCCAAAATGACGTGAATGTGTTTTAACGGCCTCTTTGGTTTGGGCCTGAAGCGATTCGTCTCGGGACAAAAGGGGATAATACCCATGAGTGGCGCCGCAGGTAATTATCTCAAGATAACCGTCGTTCTGGAGTTGCCGAAATGCGCCGATGATGTCTTGACCTATTCCGTTGAAATGATTCAACGTCATACTGTAGAACTCTTCCCAGAAATGGGAGTTGGTTATCATCTGCTTTTGTCCGTAGCGATAAAACTCCTCTGAGTCGGCCTGGGCCGCTTTGATTTTCTGGTTGAGATATGAAACCAGTTCTTCCTTAAAGGAATCATCGGCCAACTGCTCGCTGAGGACGGGGGAGAGTCCCATCGTCAGTTTGGGCTTATAACCCTCGGCAGCCAGTTCATTGAGTGTTCTTATAATCGGCAAGTAAGTCTCGGCAGCAGCTTCACTTAGCCAGTCCATGCCGTGCGGCCAGCGCCCGTGTGACAACACATAAGGCAAATGGCCATGCAATACGAAGGAGAAATAACCTTTAGCCACGGTCAGTCCTCCCCTCGATCGGAACTGCTGGATTCGAAACCGATGGGATTTTGGATTTTATCCGGTGAAACGTGCATTTTGATTTCACCGAACTGCTTCTCGAAATTCTTGAGATTATCCTCGAGAGTCTTAAGGAGAATCTTGGCATGCATAGGGGTCATTATTATCCGAGCCTTGACTTTAGCCTTGGGGCTGCGCGGTACAACCCTGGCGAAATCCAACACGATCTCATTAGGGGAGTGCATTATCATGGCCAGATTGGCGTAAGTCCCTTCTGAGACAGCGTCTTCAAGCTCTATCTGTATCTGCTGGGGGCCTTGAGGCTGCATCATGTCAGGTCCTTTATATCGTTATATAATGTGGATTTCTTTTCTTGTATAAGGCGTTGCATTTTAATATATTCGAACACCAAGTCAACAGATTTGTGACTTATAACCGTGAACCTTGGTGAATGTTCGCAATAAGGTAGTGATATGGCTTTGACTGCTGCAAGGGTAGATGAAATAACCGCAGGTATGGGTCGGGCGCGGATAATGATTGTAGGCGACATCATGCTCGACGAATACTGGTTCGGATCGGTGAGTCGTATTTCACCGGAAGCTCCTGTGCCGGTCGTAGAAATCACCTCGAGCAAGCAGCTTCTGGGCGGTGCGGCCAACGTGGCGGCCAACATTCGCACCCTGGGAGATGAAGTGGTTCTTCTGGGAGCGGTGGGTAACGATGAGGCCGGGGGGAAGTTAACAGCGTTGTTGAACGATCGTTCCATATCGGATGACTATCTGATTCTTGACAAGTCACGCCAGACGACCATCAAAACACGAGTTATCGCTCACAGCCAGCAGGTTGTAAGAACCGACCGGGAGAATCGTCATAGTCTCGATGAGCCGATCGAGAAGAAGCTCCTGGATCGTTTCATGTCGATGATCGACCGGGTCGATGCGGTGATTATCTCCGATTATGGTAAGGGAGTGATAACACCGACTTTACTGGAAGCGGTCATTCAGGCCTGTTCCCATCGAGAGAAATTTGTCGCCGTAGATCCCAAGGAGACGAATTTCCCGAATTACCGTAATGTCTCGCTGATCACTCCGAACCATCACGAGGCAGGTTTTGCATATGGGCGTCGTATCCAAAACGAGCAGGACCTGCTTGAGGTCGGTAATGGTCTGTTGGATCGTCTCCAGGCCCGCTCAATCCTGATCACGCGCGGTCCCGACGGAATGTCGTTGTTTCAGAAAGATGTGCCGCCGACGCATATCCCTACTTTCGCACGCGAGGTTTATGATGTCACCGGCGCCGGTGATACGGTTATCGCTACTTTCGTGTCTTCGGTTGCGGCGAAAGCCAATCTTGTCGAGGCGGCTATTGTTGCCAACACCGCTGCCGGCATCACGATTGCCGAGATCGGTACCGCTTCGGTGTCATTGCCACGTCTTTCGAAAGGTCTGAAGCAGAACGTTCTCAATGGCAATCTGGTCTCAGCCGGGATAGACAATTAAATCCTTCGCGGGTATTGTCTCTGGAACGACAGATGGTACAGTCCGGACTCATCCCTTATAAGGATATCGCTCGACTCTGTTTACGTTTACATCGATTGGGGAAGAGAATCGTTTTCACCAACGGGGTGTTCGATATTCTGCATGCCGGTCATGTTCAATATCTCACTAAAGCCAGATCATTCGGGGATTTACTCATTCTTGGGCTGAACTCCGATGCCAGTGTGCAGCGTCTCAAAGGACCAAAACGTCCCTTACAGAACCAGAGAGACCGGGCTAAGATTCTGCTGGGATTGAAAGCGGTCGATTATGTCGTGATTTTTGGTGAAGACACACCGCAGAAACTGATCGAGCAAGTTCGCCCGGATGTATTAGTCAAAGGGGCTGATTATAAGATCTCTGAGATTGTGGGAGCGGACTTCGTTCGGGCAAACGGCGGTACTGTCAGGCGGGTCAGATTGCTTGACGGGCGCTCCTCAACCCGACTTCTCAAGTTATTGACGGAATAGGTTCCAGCTAAACGGACCTTGCTTTTTGTCTTCTATCTGGTTTTAATTCCATTCATGAGTGAGACCACCGAAAGGAGTCCCGGCGCTGCCGAGCGTCTCGCTGCGACCGGTTACTGGCCCGCACGAGCCGCACGGGCTTTGGCTGAGGGTAAATACTCACAGGCGGTTGAGATCTGTCGGGCCAACATGGAATCAGGGCGTACCCCGACCTCAGCGCGTGGTATCTATGCCCGAGCGCTGTATCATGCGGGGCAGACCGAATCAGCCCGGGAGCAATTCTATTCGTTGCTGGCTTATGATGCGGATAATCTGGTAGCTCTGAAATATCTCGGGGACATCTGTTTTGAGGCCGGTGATGAACCGGCTGCTATAGCTCATTATCAACGTGTCCTTGAAATTGACCCGGACTGCCGTGGATTGGTCTTGTCGCTCGAACGAAGCCGGGAACCGCTCACTCGCACTATCACCCTTAAGAACCATTCCGAACATGTAAAACTCTCACCGCAGCGCGAAGCTCCACGGAGAGATATCCCGTTTTATACCGAAACGGTCGGTGACTTGTATCTGGCCCAGGGATATCCGCGATTGGCCGTACAAGTGTTCGAAATGCTCAGTGACCGGGGTGATTCACCCAGATTAAAAGAAAAACTGGCCAAGGCCAGGTTGTCTGCAGAACAAAAGGAACATTGACATGTCTGCTAAACGAATCAATGAAATTAAGTCCGGACTCAAGAAGGAAAATCTGGACGGATTCATCGTAACCCATCTGGATCACGTTCGCTACCTTTGCGGTTATACCGGAT
This is a stretch of genomic DNA from Candidatus Zixiibacteriota bacterium. It encodes these proteins:
- a CDS encoding DUF1957 domain-containing protein, translated to MAKGYFSFVLHGHLPYVLSHGRWPHGMDWLSEAAAETYLPIIRTLNELAAEGYKPKLTMGLSPVLSEQLADDSFKEELVSYLNQKIKAAQADSEEFYRYGQKQMITNSHFWEEFYSMTLNHFNGIGQDIIGAFRQLQNDGYLEIITCGATHGYYPLLSRDESLQAQTKEAVKTHSRHFGRAPRGIWLPECAYRPRYKWTPPVPIDGKQEPYLRKGADEFLTENNLDFFIIDSALLRGGKSVGVYIDRFEALKLLWGQFESQYKPRDEEHDKTPREVYLVSSSPEGKKPTAIFTRDPETGLLVWSGEHGYPGDGNYLDFHKKRFPGGHRYWAVTSAKADLADKIEYDRQRALGRIGENSDHFVGKIEEILVKYNSDSNREGILVAPYDAELFGHWWFEGPLFLKDVLRKLCENESVALTHLSEHLDRVKPTSIISIPEGSWGEGNHHYIWLNKNTEWTWTKIYSAEKRMCEIARFWSENPDRRDHELDDLIKQAARELMLLSASDWQFLISTFAARDYAELRLSEHYSDFNRLATIIDKKLAGETISDGDWQFFADCKQRDKLFDDIDIEWFARVEYPAK
- a CDS encoding DUF3467 domain-containing protein — translated: MMQPQGPQQIQIELEDAVSEGTYANLAMIMHSPNEIVLDFARVVPRSPKAKVKARIIMTPMHAKILLKTLEDNLKNFEKQFGEIKMHVSPDKIQNPIGFESSSSDRGED
- the rfaE1 gene encoding D-glycero-beta-D-manno-heptose-7-phosphate kinase; its protein translation is MALTAARVDEITAGMGRARIMIVGDIMLDEYWFGSVSRISPEAPVPVVEITSSKQLLGGAANVAANIRTLGDEVVLLGAVGNDEAGGKLTALLNDRSISDDYLILDKSRQTTIKTRVIAHSQQVVRTDRENRHSLDEPIEKKLLDRFMSMIDRVDAVIISDYGKGVITPTLLEAVIQACSHREKFVAVDPKETNFPNYRNVSLITPNHHEAGFAYGRRIQNEQDLLEVGNGLLDRLQARSILITRGPDGMSLFQKDVPPTHIPTFAREVYDVTGAGDTVIATFVSSVAAKANLVEAAIVANTAAGITIAEIGTASVSLPRLSKGLKQNVLNGNLVSAGIDN
- the rfaE2 gene encoding D-glycero-beta-D-manno-heptose 1-phosphate adenylyltransferase, with product MVQSGLIPYKDIARLCLRLHRLGKRIVFTNGVFDILHAGHVQYLTKARSFGDLLILGLNSDASVQRLKGPKRPLQNQRDRAKILLGLKAVDYVVIFGEDTPQKLIEQVRPDVLVKGADYKISEIVGADFVRANGGTVRRVRLLDGRSSTRLLKLLTE
- a CDS encoding tetratricopeptide repeat protein; the protein is MSETTERSPGAAERLAATGYWPARAARALAEGKYSQAVEICRANMESGRTPTSARGIYARALYHAGQTESAREQFYSLLAYDADNLVALKYLGDICFEAGDEPAAIAHYQRVLEIDPDCRGLVLSLERSREPLTRTITLKNHSEHVKLSPQREAPRRDIPFYTETVGDLYLAQGYPRLAVQVFEMLSDRGDSPRLKEKLAKARLSAEQKEH